A stretch of Phaeodactylum tricornutum CCAP 1055/1 chromosome 26, whole genome shotgun sequence DNA encodes these proteins:
- a CDS encoding predicted protein has protein sequence MTASKNPDHGQSPNLPDHQPADADPRPPSDAPPDRSTLPKPTISLVEASPRDVLLGRGRGNGGNSGNQMFQALIIENLARYHSAANRPEKTQIIKEILVAISKAGGRFLKPDKVRGGLVKISDAEARTKVGQAIRYRTVNQKEVPGRSTASVPSTSEQRREYLLEFGHSDGDIVDRKGSGLGLRSRGRQENVLAQFPSRRFHQQHLPNPLTHHLHPFGRNIADFDSFRDPDGQTLPPQALNLAERSVDVVGDIEPRPLPPSPEFLHQLGALPTTQRSRYIFDIDSSSEPTPRASSHHIQEGSSFVRETISNVDILSVPRQFCSPFERLNPTSQSHLPHSLPSANILSFPDSSMGMALRSTFGQPSAQSQYQRFASLQPAALDTSNTRFNQAESLSPSRQQLLMIQQHQEERLWNSQEFADPSNIYRASMHPNSGRIPDVDTTVPQDLSRFYRPSLPNMQSEAGPETDYHSLFTEFDRKN, from the coding sequence ATGACAGCGTCGAAGAATCCAGACCATGGCCAGTCTCCGAACCTCCCCGATCACCAACCAGCCGATGCTGACCCCCGTCCTCCTTCCGACGCACCTCCGGATCGATCGACTCTTCCGAAACCTACGATATCGCTGGTAGAAGCTTCTCCGAGGGACGTGCTGTTAGGACGTGGGCGAGGAAATGGGGGTAATAGCGGGAACCAAATGTTTCAGGCTCTGATAATTGAGAATCTCGCTCGCTACCACAGCGCCGCAAACCGCCCCGAAAAGACCCAAATCATCAAGGAAATCCTGGTAGCAATCAGCAAGGCCGGTGGTCGCTTTCTGAAGCCGGACAAAGTTCGCGGTGGCCTTGTTAAAATCTCTGACGCTGAAGCACGGACTAAAGTAGGACAAGCGATCCGCTACCGTACTGTGAATCAAAAGGAAGTCCCCGGGAGAAGCACAGCCAGCGTTCCATCGACATCCGAACAGAGGCGAGAGTACTTACTCGAGTTTGGCCATTCTGACGGCGACATTGTAGATCGAAAGGGGTCGGGGCTTGGACTCCGCAGCCGTGGACGACAAGAGAACGTATTGGCACAGTTCCCCAGCAGGCGCTTCCATCAACAACATCTTCCGAACCCACTTACACATCATTTACACCCATTCGGTAGAAACATCGCAGATTTCGACTCGTTCCGTGATCCCGATGGACAAACGCTCCCCCCACAAGCACTCAATCTAGCAGAGCGGAGTGTGGATGTTGTTGGGGATATCGAGCCTCGGCCGCTACCTCCTTCTCCAGAGTTCCTTCACCAACTTGGAGCTCTTCCAACAACTCAACGGTCAAGATACATATTTGATATTGACTCCTCCTCGGAACCGACTCCAAGGGCGTCGTCACACCACATTCAAGAAGGTTCCTCATTTGTACGAGAAACAATATCCAATGTGGACATTCTTTCGGTCCCTAGACAGTTCTGCTCTCCATTTGAAAGGCTCAATCCAACTTCACAATCTCATCTCCCCCATTCGCTACCGTCAGCGAATATCCTGTCGTTTCCTGATTCCTCCATGGGTATGGCCCTCAGGTCTACCTTCGGGCAACCCTCAGCGCAGTCGCAATATCAACGCTTTGCATCTTTGCAACCAGCTGCCTTAGATACCTCGAATACGAGATTTAATCAAGCTGAGAGCCTCTCACCATCTCGGCAACAACTCTTGATGATCCAGCAACATCAAGAAGAGAGACTTTGGAACTCGCAGGAATTTGCAGATCCGTCAAACATCTATCGTGCATCTATGCATCCGAACTCTGGTAGAATACCTGACGTGGACACAACCGTCCCGCAAGATTTGTCCCGCTTTTATCGACCCAGCCTCCCAAACATGCAGTCCGAGGCTGGCCCCGAAACCGACTACCACTCTTTGTTTACAGAATTCGACAGGAAGAATTGA